The following proteins are co-located in the Dehalococcoides mccartyi 195 genome:
- a CDS encoding aldolase — translation MNKQIPPETLSWFIQAGKLLFSRGLVSSHSGNLSQRQQDKLYITRTGSSLPLLAETDLILTGIDYDDQFTPLASSELPVHRAIYRRTSAKAIVHAHPPYAAALSLLEAEIIPDCGEGLYCMGAIPVIGFGERVHPGGMAEEAARALENRKVIVVAGHGSFATGETIEEALKYTFALEEMCQVTYLARQLKRAC, via the coding sequence AAACTGCTGTTCAGCAGGGGGCTGGTTTCTTCGCACTCCGGCAACCTTAGCCAGAGACAGCAGGACAAGCTTTACATAACCAGAACAGGCAGTTCACTGCCCCTGCTGGCTGAAACAGACCTGATACTGACAGGTATAGATTATGATGACCAGTTTACCCCGCTTGCCTCAAGCGAACTGCCGGTACACCGGGCTATTTACCGCCGCACTTCCGCCAAAGCCATTGTCCATGCCCACCCGCCGTATGCGGCCGCCCTTTCCCTGCTTGAGGCGGAAATAATACCGGACTGCGGTGAAGGACTTTACTGTATGGGGGCCATACCGGTTATCGGTTTCGGGGAGAGGGTTCACCCCGGCGGTATGGCGGAAGAAGCGGCCCGGGCACTTGAAAACCGCAAGGTTATCGTAGTAGCCGGGCATGGCAGCTTTGCCACAGGGGAGACTATTGAAGAAGCCCTGAAATACACCTTTGCTTTGGAAGAAATGTGCCAGGTGACCTATTTAGCCCGCCAGCTGAAGCGGGCTTGCTAA